The Gouania willdenowi chromosome 20, fGouWil2.1, whole genome shotgun sequence genome window below encodes:
- the stk17a gene encoding serine/threonine-protein kinase 17A: protein MVPECPGSAEPLGRSRGHRSPAGGGSDVRGASGLLTRINTSIHSEPFTDHYTIIPGKELGRGKFAVVRKCVEKCSGLEFAAKFLRKRRKGQDCRMEIIHEIAVLELATACPRVVNLHQVYEMASEMVLVLEFAAGGEIFNQCVSEDEAFSEEDVKRLMRQILEGVTFLHQNNVVHLDLKPQNILLTSSSPIGDIKIVDFGLSRMISSNQELREIMGTPEYVAPEILNYEPISTATDMWSVGVLAYVMLTGISPFLGEDKQETFLNISQLNVSYSEEELQQQDEAALSFIQMLLRKQQPERASAEQCLQHSWLQSSEHRFALTAEQIHPADDLETSTTSTEAPSCLSTPEEEEEGLVTEELIVMAAYTLGQCRQSTGSTSERKVLPAEQKAVSKRCKFEEPFSVLQEVPGEFIY from the exons ATGGTTCCTGAGTGCCCGGGCAGCGCGGAGCCGCTCGGCCGAAGCCGCGGTCATCGCAGCCCGGCTGGTGGAGGGAGCGATGTCCGCGGAGCCAGCGGCTTGTTGACCCGGATCAACACTAGCATCCACAGCGAGCCATTCACCGACCACTACACCATCATCCCGGGAAAAGAACTGGGAAG GGGGAAGTTCGCCGTGGTCAGGAAGTGTGTGGAGAAATGCAGCGGTCTCGAGTTTGCAGCAAAGTTCCTGAGGAAGAGACGGAAAGGCCAGGACTGCCGTATGGAGATCATCCATGAGATTGCTGTGCTGGAACTGGCCACGGCCTGTCCCCGCGTGGTCAACCTTCACCAGGTCTACGAGATGGCCTCTGAGATGGTGCTGGTCCTGGAGTT TGCAGCTGGAGGAGAGATTTTTAACCAGTGTGTGTCTGAAGACGAGGCCTTCAGTGAGGAGGACGTCAAGAGACTGATGAGACAGATCCTCGAGGGAGTGACGTTCCTGCACCAGAACAATGTTGTCCACCTGGACCTGAAG CCTCAGAACATCTTACTGACCAGCAGCTCTCCTATTGGAGACATAAAGATCGTTGACTTTGGTCTGTCCAGGATGATCAGCAGCAATCAGGAGCTCCGGGAGATAATGGGCACCCCTGAGTATGTTG ctcctGAGATTCTGAACTATGAGCCCATCAGCACAGCAACAGACATGTG GAGTGTTGGTGTACTGGCCTACGTGATGCTGACTGGAATCTCTCCCTTCCTGGGTGAGGACAAGCAGGAGACGTTCCTCAACATTTCTCAGCTCAACGTGAGCTACAGCGAGGAGGAGCTGCAGCAACAGGACGAGGCTGCGCTGTCCTTCATTCAGATGCTGCTTCGCAAACAGCAACC GGAGCGTGCCTCAGCCGAGCAGTGCCTCCAACACTCCTGGCTCCAGTCCTCAGAGCATCGATTCGCTCTGACTGCTGAACAGATCCACCCAGCAGATGACCTGGAGACATCCACAACCAGCACAGAAGCTCCCAGCTGCCTCAGCACAccggaggaagaggaggagggtcTGGTGACAGAGGAGCTTATCGTCATGGCAGCCTACACCCTAGGTCAGTGCCGCCAGTCGACCGGCTCCACCTCAGAGAGGAAAGTGTTGCCCGCCGAGCAGAAGGCCGTCTCCAAACGCTGCAAGTTTGAGGAGCCATTTAGTGTCCTGCAGGAGGTCCCTGGAGAGTTTATCTACtga